Proteins encoded by one window of Arachis hypogaea cultivar Tifrunner chromosome 1, arahy.Tifrunner.gnm2.J5K5, whole genome shotgun sequence:
- the LOC140179928 gene encoding uncharacterized protein — translation MILANAHLHRTLVDQGSLTDILFKPAFDKLGLDEKELKAYLDTLFELGDAPINPLGFISRYTTFGKGLKSKTLNIDFIVVDVTSAYNALIGRTTLNWLGAIISTPHLCMKFPTKDGIATIRGDKKLARKCYNESLNLREKGKEVNAIELGGL, via the coding sequence ATGATCCTTGCCAATGCGCACTTGCACAGAACTCTAGTGGACCAGGGCAGCTTAACCGACATATTATTTAAGCCAGCATTCGATAAGTTAGGATTAGATGAGAAGGAGCTAAAAGCCTATCTAGACACCCTCTTCGAGTTAGGAGATGCTCCCATTAACCCATTGGGCTTCATCTCCCGATATACAACTTTTGGAAAGGGATTGAAGTCCAAAACTTTAAACATCGACTTCATCGTCGTAGATGTGACTTCGGCTTATAATGCGCTGATCGGGAGGACAACCCTAAACTGGTTAGGAGCAATCATCTCCACTCCTCAtctttgcatgaaatttccaacaaAAGATGGGATTGCCACCATTAGAGGAGATAAAaaattggcaagaaagtgctATAATGAGAGCCTGAACCTCCGAGAAAAGGGTAAAGAGGTCAATGCAATTGAACTCGGAGGACTTTGA